Proteins from one Dysgonomonas sp. HDW5A genomic window:
- a CDS encoding phosphatidate cytidylyltransferase — MLNIKNLGLRIATGIVFIAVLMAGILYNQYSYLIVFSLITTLALYEFYGLLCKTKNAELNRVLNTLGGLSLFIGGYFFFSSPDKQLITLVPYGIYILALFISELFLKGTNPIQSLAYAVLGQIYLAIPLSLLSYLAFGYDMDSRSYHYAFLLALFVFIWVNDSFAYLTGSLFGKHRMFERISPKKSWEGFIGGAAFTIAASVIFANYFTQLPLWGWIGFAIVMIIFGTLGDLVESLFKRTLNVKDSGNILPGHGGILDRIDSVIFSIPALFIYVEVISFFIHR; from the coding sequence GTGTTGAATATAAAGAATCTTGGACTCCGAATTGCCACAGGTATCGTATTTATAGCTGTCTTAATGGCGGGAATTTTATATAATCAATACTCTTATCTGATCGTATTTTCACTGATTACCACCTTAGCCTTGTACGAATTCTATGGACTACTTTGTAAGACAAAGAATGCAGAGTTAAATCGGGTCTTAAATACATTAGGAGGTCTATCTCTTTTTATTGGTGGATACTTCTTCTTCTCTTCTCCCGATAAGCAACTTATTACTCTGGTTCCTTATGGAATCTATATACTTGCATTATTTATCTCCGAACTGTTTTTAAAAGGAACTAACCCGATTCAATCATTGGCATATGCCGTATTGGGACAAATATATCTAGCAATTCCATTATCATTGCTCAGCTATCTTGCTTTTGGTTATGATATGGATAGTAGGTCATACCATTATGCATTTCTGCTTGCTCTATTTGTTTTTATATGGGTCAATGATTCCTTTGCTTATCTCACAGGATCTTTGTTCGGAAAGCATCGGATGTTTGAGCGAATCTCTCCAAAAAAATCGTGGGAAGGCTTTATTGGAGGTGCAGCATTCACAATTGCCGCATCGGTTATTTTTGCGAACTATTTTACTCAGCTTCCGCTTTGGGGATGGATTGGTTTTGCTATTGTGATGATTATTTTCGGAACACTAGGCGATTTAGTAGAATCTCTTTTCAAAAGAACTCTCAATGTAAAAGACTCGGGAAATATACTTCCGGGACATGGAGGTATTCTTGATCGTATAGACAGCGTTATTTTTTCTATTCCTGCCCTGTTTATATATGTTGAGGTTATATCTTTCTTCATCCATAGATAA
- a CDS encoding peptidylprolyl isomerase, with the protein MNTVKCFATLLLSLSCCITYGQSDPILMKINGEKITKSDFEYAYKKANNTTSSESQSIDQFLRSFIDLKLKVEEAKSLQLDQDEIFKTEYSRYLEQSQSPYITDSISPEIVARKIYDRLGQNIQISQLFIALPTEDVFPKDTLEAYKKIVSIRESAIKGNDEKFEELVVKFSEDSVSRKSSIPGYLGWKTALMLDPKVEEAMYTTELDSISQPVRTNKGYYLIKVFNRRQDLGQINLSHIFFPYPYEDSDTAQKDSVRSQAQKIYEELLSGANFAQTAAQYSLDQQTASRGGALGWFGISNPLPPVFEEPLFSLREGEISQPLEMDYGFHIFKIVNKSYQLPWENLKEQIIKAISQDDRNELIKKLKREKLVKEFPYNLNTSVYNQLEAIASTYHIADSSYFEKITPLDDLPLLSIGNKEYKVMDFVDFLAENPNTNFTLSTDILSHKVNDFILRKQQEVQKASLDERYPEFHHLTTEYYDGILLFDVMNQEIWTKAQNDTKALQDLFAENPSKYQWESLKYKGYVIHAKDKNTLKKVKELIKKYPDQDALGPILTQQLNSDSIKNIYIEKGLWGKGENGFIDRKIFKIKNNREIIGYPQFVVSGKLINSPETFEDVKGQVISEYQTILEKEWIESLRKKYKVEINDDVLNSLK; encoded by the coding sequence ATGAATACAGTTAAATGTTTCGCTACACTCCTTCTCAGCTTGTCTTGCTGTATTACATACGGACAATCTGATCCAATATTGATGAAAATCAATGGTGAAAAAATCACTAAATCTGATTTCGAATATGCCTATAAAAAGGCAAATAATACAACTTCATCAGAGAGTCAATCGATTGATCAATTTCTTCGATCGTTTATTGATCTTAAATTAAAAGTAGAAGAGGCTAAATCATTGCAATTAGACCAGGACGAAATATTCAAAACAGAATATTCCAGATATCTAGAACAATCACAAAGTCCATACATAACAGATAGTATTTCTCCCGAGATAGTTGCTCGAAAAATATATGACAGATTAGGTCAAAATATACAAATCAGCCAACTTTTCATTGCATTACCCACAGAAGATGTCTTCCCTAAAGATACACTTGAGGCATACAAAAAAATCGTATCCATAAGAGAATCAGCCATAAAAGGAAACGATGAGAAATTTGAAGAACTAGTAGTCAAGTTTTCGGAGGACAGCGTAAGCAGAAAATCTAGCATACCGGGATATCTCGGTTGGAAAACAGCTTTAATGCTCGATCCGAAAGTCGAAGAGGCGATGTATACAACTGAACTGGATTCAATATCGCAACCGGTAAGAACCAATAAAGGTTATTACCTCATAAAGGTATTTAACAGACGTCAGGATTTAGGCCAAATTAATTTATCCCATATTTTCTTTCCTTATCCATATGAAGACTCCGACACAGCTCAAAAAGACAGTGTTCGCAGTCAAGCGCAAAAAATATACGAAGAATTGCTGTCAGGAGCTAACTTCGCTCAAACTGCAGCACAATATTCTTTAGATCAGCAAACTGCCTCAAGAGGGGGGGCCTTGGGATGGTTTGGAATCAGCAATCCTTTACCTCCGGTATTTGAAGAGCCTCTTTTCAGTCTGAGAGAAGGAGAAATATCTCAGCCTTTAGAAATGGACTATGGTTTTCATATCTTTAAAATAGTCAACAAAAGCTACCAGCTACCTTGGGAAAACTTGAAGGAACAAATAATCAAGGCTATTTCTCAAGATGACAGAAATGAGTTAATCAAAAAGCTAAAGAGAGAAAAATTAGTAAAGGAGTTTCCTTATAACTTAAATACATCCGTATATAATCAGTTAGAAGCTATTGCCAGCACCTATCATATAGCAGATTCTAGTTATTTCGAAAAAATAACACCTCTGGACGACCTGCCTCTACTATCTATAGGCAACAAAGAGTATAAGGTTATGGATTTTGTGGATTTTTTAGCTGAAAACCCAAATACGAACTTTACTTTGTCAACAGATATTTTATCTCATAAAGTGAATGACTTTATCCTTCGGAAACAACAAGAGGTGCAGAAAGCAAGTTTAGATGAAAGATATCCGGAGTTTCATCACTTGACCACAGAGTATTATGACGGGATTCTATTATTCGATGTCATGAATCAGGAAATATGGACTAAAGCCCAAAACGACACAAAAGCTCTACAAGACTTGTTTGCTGAAAATCCTTCGAAATACCAATGGGAATCACTCAAGTATAAAGGATATGTTATACATGCTAAAGATAAGAACACTCTTAAAAAGGTAAAGGAATTAATCAAGAAGTATCCTGATCAGGATGCTTTGGGGCCAATTTTGACTCAACAACTAAACTCCGATTCAATAAAAAATATTTATATAGAAAAGGGTCTTTGGGGAAAAGGTGAAAATGGTTTTATCGACAGAAAAATATTCAAGATCAAAAATAACAGAGAAATCATAGGATATCCTCAATTTGTAGTTTCAGGAAAATTGATCAATAGCCCTGAAACCTTCGAGGATGTAAAGGGACAAGTAATTTCGGAATATCAAACTATCTTAGAAAAGGAATGGATAGAATCTCTTCGCAAAAAGTATAAGGTAGAAATAAACGATGATGTTCTCAACAGCTTGAAATAA
- the mtgA gene encoding monofunctional biosynthetic peptidoglycan transglycosylase: MKKFWKWVRNIIICLFVCSILQVLIFKFVPIYYTPYMVTNNIAQLFTEGKIDCEHTWVPLEEISKYLPSAVVASEDNLFMDHSGFDFNQIEKAQNEAEKGKRVRGASTITQQTAKNAFLWHGKSYIRKGLEAYYTVLIELLWGKKRIMEVYLNSIEMGENIYGAEAVAQKHFNKSASKLTAGECALIAATLPNPKRFNSAKPSNYMLKRKAKILSLMSKIPPVNFD; the protein is encoded by the coding sequence ATGAAGAAATTCTGGAAATGGGTCCGCAATATCATTATATGTCTTTTCGTATGCAGCATTCTACAGGTGCTGATATTTAAATTCGTTCCCATATATTATACACCTTATATGGTAACTAATAATATTGCTCAGTTATTTACGGAAGGAAAAATTGACTGTGAGCATACTTGGGTACCACTTGAAGAAATTTCGAAATATTTGCCTTCAGCAGTTGTTGCTTCCGAAGATAATTTATTTATGGATCACTCCGGATTCGATTTCAATCAAATAGAAAAGGCTCAGAATGAAGCTGAAAAAGGGAAACGGGTACGGGGAGCAAGTACAATTACCCAGCAGACCGCAAAGAATGCTTTCTTATGGCATGGTAAATCGTATATCAGAAAAGGATTGGAGGCTTATTACACAGTGTTGATAGAGTTACTATGGGGTAAGAAGCGTATTATGGAGGTTTATCTGAACTCTATAGAAATGGGAGAAAACATATATGGAGCGGAAGCTGTAGCTCAAAAGCATTTTAATAAATCGGCAAGTAAACTTACTGCCGGAGAATGTGCGTTGATAGCAGCAACACTACCTAATCCCAAAAGATTCAATTCCGCAAAACCCTCTAATTATATGCTCAAACGAAAAGCTAAAATACTTAGCTTGATGAGTAAAATTCCACCTGTGAATTTTGATTAA
- a CDS encoding MATE family efflux transporter, producing MNKNILRLAIPNIISNITVPLLSMVDMSIVGHLSLEVYIGAIATVSIIFNFMYWSFSFLRMGTSGFTAQAYGAENNKETATVLLRSLLIALIAGLLIIMFQNIIFDLAFKVIKASSDVRLYAGYYFHIYVWAAPAVLGMYAFSGWFVGMQDARTPMYIAIAVNIINISLSLVFVYVLNMNIEGVALASTIAQIMGFVIAFTIWYFKYKVVRLNLDFDRLNNIAAFIPFFRVNSDIFLRTMLLIAVTTFFTSSSAKMGNTTLAANALLMQMFTLFSYIMDGFAYSAEALTGRFIGAKRHDVLSKLIRYLFLWGAILTVFFTCMYGLFTDQILQLLTNKVDVIAACKEYQIWVLLIPIAGFSAFLWDGIFIGATASKQMRNSMFVAAACFFVIYYSLYSSWGNNALWFAFIIYLGMRGIMQAFLYRKIKASF from the coding sequence ATGAATAAGAATATACTACGGCTTGCCATTCCCAATATAATATCCAATATAACAGTACCTCTTCTAAGTATGGTAGATATGTCTATTGTTGGACATCTGAGCCTCGAAGTATATATTGGAGCAATTGCAACAGTAAGTATCATCTTTAATTTTATGTACTGGAGTTTCTCTTTTCTTAGAATGGGTACCAGTGGCTTTACTGCTCAGGCATATGGAGCCGAAAATAATAAAGAAACCGCTACAGTTTTACTGCGTTCTTTGCTTATTGCTTTGATTGCAGGGCTATTGATTATCATGTTTCAGAATATAATATTCGACCTGGCTTTTAAGGTAATTAAAGCTAGTAGTGATGTGCGGTTGTATGCCGGTTATTATTTTCATATCTATGTCTGGGCAGCGCCGGCGGTATTGGGTATGTATGCTTTCTCAGGCTGGTTTGTTGGCATGCAGGATGCCCGCACGCCTATGTATATTGCCATAGCTGTTAATATAATCAATATTAGTTTAAGTCTGGTTTTTGTATATGTTTTGAATATGAATATCGAAGGTGTTGCTTTGGCTTCAACTATTGCTCAAATTATGGGTTTTGTGATTGCATTTACTATTTGGTACTTCAAATATAAGGTGGTAAGACTGAATTTAGATTTCGATAGATTAAATAATATTGCTGCCTTCATTCCTTTTTTTAGAGTTAATTCCGATATTTTTTTACGAACAATGCTGCTTATAGCTGTTACTACTTTTTTTACATCATCATCTGCTAAAATGGGGAATACGACTTTGGCTGCAAATGCACTGTTAATGCAGATGTTCACCTTGTTTTCATATATCATGGATGGCTTTGCTTATTCTGCGGAAGCATTAACTGGCAGGTTTATTGGAGCTAAAAGGCATGACGTGTTAAGCAAGTTAATTAGATATCTTTTTCTTTGGGGGGCTATACTTACTGTTTTCTTTACCTGTATGTATGGACTTTTTACGGATCAGATATTGCAATTGCTGACCAACAAGGTGGATGTGATTGCCGCTTGTAAAGAATATCAGATATGGGTATTGTTGATTCCTATCGCAGGCTTTTCTGCTTTTCTCTGGGATGGAATATTTATTGGAGCTACAGCATCCAAGCAAATGCGAAATTCGATGTTTGTAGCTGCTGCCTGCTTTTTTGTGATCTATTATTCTTTATATAGTAGCTGGGGGAATAATGCTCTTTGGTTTGCCTTTATTATTTATCTGGGTATGCGTGGTATAATGCAGGCCTTTCTGTATCGAAAAATAAAAGCCTCATTTTAG
- the ftsH gene encoding ATP-dependent zinc metalloprotease FtsH, which translates to MEKKDNKNLLQKGGKGPKIPVSSYWIYIIALASIIGIYFFSQDAVVKEVGWSDFQKYTEKNYVEKIVVFNKKNSLQAYIRPDSAQYIFQEGAAKMGKNPSIIVSIPSADKFSDFYDKVIANNPYKIDVSYETGSDFTDILVGLLPFVLLIGLWIYIMRRMSGGGSGGGGGVFSVGKSKAQLYDKGSPDAKTTFKDVAGLAGAKEELEEMVEFLRNPTKYTEIGAKIPKGALLVGPPGTGKTLLAKAVAGEADVPFFSMSGSDFVEMFVGVGASRVRDLFKQAKEKAPCIIFIDEIDAIGRARGKNPNMGSNDERENTLNQLLTEMDGFGTNSGVIVLAATNRADILDKALLRAGRFDRQIYVDLPDINDRKQIFKVHLRPIKIDDSVDLDFLSRQTPGFSGADIANVCNEAALIAARNGKKVVTEGDFTSAIDRIVGGLEKKSKITTLNERRTIAIHEAGHATLSWFLEHADPLVKVTIVPRGKALGAAWYLPEERQITTKEQMLDELCALLGGRAAEEVFIGHISSGAMNDLERVTKQAYAMISYMGMSDALPNICYYDSSGQGYGFTKPYSEETSLLIDKEVQAMINSQYERAKQLLREHTEGHNKLADLLLEKEVIFATDLKDIFGTRPWISRSEEIQKEVERNTAKAEEKEKQEQEAKLTEIGSSTGLVAEEDQSE; encoded by the coding sequence ATGGAAAAAAAAGATAATAAAAATTTACTTCAGAAAGGTGGAAAAGGACCTAAAATTCCCGTTTCGAGCTACTGGATATATATCATTGCTTTAGCGTCTATAATTGGGATATACTTCTTCTCACAAGATGCTGTAGTGAAAGAAGTCGGATGGTCTGACTTTCAAAAATACACAGAAAAGAACTATGTAGAAAAAATTGTAGTATTCAATAAAAAGAATTCACTGCAAGCCTATATACGCCCCGATTCGGCACAGTATATCTTTCAGGAAGGAGCTGCCAAAATGGGCAAAAATCCTTCTATCATAGTTAGTATTCCTTCGGCTGACAAATTTTCTGATTTTTATGATAAAGTCATAGCCAACAATCCGTATAAGATTGATGTGAGCTATGAAACAGGAAGTGATTTTACGGATATTCTCGTAGGATTATTGCCTTTTGTTCTACTTATCGGACTTTGGATATATATTATGCGCCGTATGTCGGGAGGTGGTTCCGGCGGAGGTGGCGGAGTATTCAGCGTCGGAAAATCGAAAGCTCAACTATATGACAAAGGTTCACCCGATGCCAAAACGACATTTAAAGATGTAGCCGGATTAGCCGGAGCTAAGGAAGAACTTGAAGAGATGGTTGAATTCCTTAGAAACCCGACAAAATATACCGAAATCGGTGCAAAAATACCTAAAGGAGCCCTACTAGTAGGCCCTCCGGGAACAGGTAAAACTTTATTAGCTAAAGCTGTAGCAGGTGAAGCTGACGTACCTTTCTTCTCAATGTCAGGATCTGACTTTGTGGAAATGTTTGTGGGAGTCGGAGCATCTCGAGTAAGAGACTTGTTTAAGCAAGCTAAAGAAAAAGCACCTTGTATCATCTTTATTGATGAGATTGACGCTATAGGTCGTGCCAGAGGAAAGAACCCAAATATGGGATCTAATGACGAGCGCGAAAACACATTGAATCAATTGCTAACAGAAATGGATGGCTTTGGTACTAACAGTGGAGTTATAGTACTTGCTGCAACCAACCGTGCTGACATTCTAGATAAAGCGTTGCTTCGTGCAGGTCGTTTCGACCGTCAGATTTATGTAGATCTACCGGATATTAATGATAGAAAGCAAATCTTTAAAGTTCACCTTCGTCCTATTAAAATAGACGATTCGGTTGATCTGGATTTCCTTTCACGCCAAACACCCGGTTTTTCGGGAGCTGATATTGCCAATGTCTGTAACGAAGCTGCGTTAATAGCTGCCCGTAACGGTAAAAAGGTAGTAACAGAAGGCGATTTCACAAGTGCTATCGACCGTATAGTTGGAGGACTTGAAAAGAAAAGTAAGATAACAACTCTTAATGAGAGAAGAACAATAGCTATTCACGAAGCTGGTCACGCAACGCTAAGCTGGTTCCTTGAGCATGCCGATCCGTTGGTAAAAGTTACCATTGTACCACGAGGTAAAGCACTCGGTGCAGCATGGTATCTACCGGAGGAAAGACAAATCACGACGAAAGAGCAAATGCTGGACGAATTGTGTGCTTTGTTAGGCGGACGTGCTGCAGAAGAAGTCTTCATCGGACATATATCTTCGGGAGCAATGAATGATTTGGAACGTGTTACCAAACAGGCTTATGCTATGATTTCATACATGGGCATGAGTGATGCACTTCCTAACATCTGCTATTATGATTCTTCAGGGCAAGGATATGGATTTACCAAGCCATACAGTGAAGAGACATCGTTACTTATTGACAAAGAAGTACAGGCGATGATCAATTCTCAGTATGAAAGAGCCAAGCAACTCCTTAGAGAACATACTGAAGGCCACAATAAGCTGGCTGATTTATTACTCGAAAAAGAGGTCATATTTGCTACCGATCTGAAAGATATCTTCGGAACACGACCATGGATATCTCGTTCCGAGGAAATCCAAAAAGAAGTGGAGCGTAATACGGCTAAAGCCGAGGAAAAAGAGAAACAAGAACAAGAAGCAAAGTTAACCGAAATAGGTTCTTCTACAGGATTAGTTGCCGAAGAAGATCAGTCAGAGTAA
- a CDS encoding peptidyl-prolyl cis-trans isomerase yields MIKQRKKISYYIILTASITLSIFAACSSKKEANPDKANNPIVSVNQKTLYQSDIETAIPEGLSSADSTAAAEAYIKMWINDELIYEKAKQNVTDQDKINELVENYRQSLTVFTYLEQLLKEELSKKISDKDLKEYYDQHPESFELESNLIKGLFLKIPRSSNEVNNFRQWYQSTSEASKEKIEKASFQNAVIYDYFYDRWVNFDDIVTNIPTPITNVDQFVKANKNFETQDSLYVYLLHIEEYAPSGTTAPYEYAKPQITDILINKHRESFLKQIETDLYKKATDNNEIKFYQKKEEKPKK; encoded by the coding sequence ATGATTAAACAGAGAAAAAAGATATCATACTATATTATACTTACGGCATCGATTACGCTCTCCATATTTGCTGCCTGTTCCTCTAAGAAAGAAGCAAATCCGGATAAAGCTAACAACCCTATAGTGTCGGTAAACCAAAAAACATTATACCAATCCGATATAGAAACTGCGATTCCCGAAGGATTAAGTTCGGCAGATAGTACAGCGGCAGCAGAGGCGTATATCAAAATGTGGATTAATGACGAATTGATTTACGAAAAAGCTAAACAAAACGTAACAGATCAAGACAAGATAAACGAATTGGTCGAAAACTATCGTCAGTCCCTTACCGTATTTACTTATCTGGAACAACTTCTTAAAGAGGAATTATCAAAAAAAATATCAGATAAAGACCTCAAAGAATATTATGATCAACATCCGGAAAGTTTTGAGTTAGAGTCTAACCTAATCAAAGGACTATTTTTAAAGATACCACGTTCATCCAATGAAGTCAACAATTTCAGGCAGTGGTACCAATCGACTTCGGAAGCATCTAAAGAGAAAATCGAAAAAGCTTCTTTCCAGAATGCCGTTATCTACGATTACTTTTATGACCGTTGGGTCAATTTCGATGATATTGTAACAAACATACCAACTCCTATAACTAATGTTGACCAGTTTGTAAAGGCAAATAAAAACTTCGAGACACAAGATTCGTTATACGTCTATCTTTTGCATATCGAAGAGTATGCTCCATCGGGAACTACGGCTCCTTACGAATATGCAAAACCTCAAATAACGGATATTTTAATCAACAAGCATCGCGAATCTTTCTTAAAACAAATCGAAACCGATTTATATAAGAAGGCGACAGACAATAATGAGATAAAATTCTACCAGAAAAAGGAAGAAAAACCAAAGAAATAA
- the rsfS gene encoding ribosome silencing factor: protein MNDVKNLVNHIIAACQDKKAKNIVTIDLSELPGAICKYFVICDGNTPMQVSAISDEIVNSIKKKIQDRPITTDGLKEARWVGIDYGTVIVHVFIPELRDFYDLEHLWADAKIERIPDID from the coding sequence ATGAATGACGTAAAAAACTTAGTTAATCACATAATTGCTGCTTGTCAGGATAAAAAAGCTAAAAACATAGTAACTATCGACCTTTCGGAACTCCCCGGTGCTATTTGTAAATATTTTGTTATTTGCGACGGAAATACTCCGATGCAGGTTTCTGCCATTTCGGACGAAATAGTAAATAGTATCAAAAAGAAAATACAAGACAGACCTATTACTACTGACGGCTTGAAAGAAGCCAGATGGGTAGGTATTGATTATGGCACAGTTATTGTTCATGTATTTATACCGGAACTTAGAGACTTTTATGATTTGGAACACCTGTGGGCTGATGCCAAAATTGAACGGATTCCCGACATAGACTAA
- a CDS encoding peptidylprolyl isomerase, whose product MTVLKKAVLFFSLLSFISFNLKAQDNVIDQVVWVIGDEALLKSDVEGVKLQMQLEKEHFDGDPYCIIPEQLAVQKLFLHQAKVDSIDVGNNVVSRTVDRRINNAIASLGSQEKLEEYLGKSINQLREEWREQVRDNEIVTEVQRKIVGNIKLTPSEIRNYYTQLSQDSLPFINTTVEVEIITMNPTIPITEIDAVKNRLRDFTDRINKKESSFSTLALLYSEDIESAKRGGELGFMPRTQLVPEYANAAFMLNDPTKVSNIVESEYGFHIIQLIEKRGDRINTRHILLKPKVPTEELKKTTVRMDSLLVDLKANKFTFEEAATHISADKDSRNNKGLMLNKSEYSNYSGTAHFEMKDLPQEVAKVVDKMAVGDISQPFTMLNSSGKEVVAIVRLKERINAHKANLSDDYQVMKSIVEGKKREDVLKKWVQEKIKTTYVRINDDWKNCDFQHEGWIK is encoded by the coding sequence ATGACCGTTTTAAAGAAAGCAGTACTTTTTTTTAGCTTATTAAGCTTTATTTCATTTAATTTGAAGGCACAAGACAATGTTATTGATCAAGTGGTTTGGGTAATCGGAGATGAAGCTCTTCTTAAATCAGATGTAGAGGGAGTAAAATTACAGATGCAACTTGAAAAAGAGCATTTTGATGGTGATCCATATTGTATAATCCCCGAACAATTAGCCGTTCAGAAACTATTTCTACACCAAGCAAAGGTAGACAGTATTGATGTTGGTAACAATGTCGTATCAAGAACTGTCGACAGACGTATAAATAATGCCATAGCTTCTTTGGGGTCGCAAGAAAAACTCGAAGAATATCTGGGTAAATCGATCAATCAGCTTCGTGAAGAATGGAGGGAACAAGTTCGTGATAACGAAATTGTGACTGAGGTTCAAAGAAAAATTGTAGGTAATATAAAGCTGACTCCTTCCGAGATCAGAAACTATTACACACAATTGTCACAAGACAGTTTGCCTTTTATAAATACGACAGTAGAAGTAGAAATCATCACCATGAATCCTACTATACCTATTACAGAGATAGATGCAGTTAAAAATCGCTTAAGAGATTTTACGGATCGTATCAATAAAAAGGAATCGAGCTTTTCAACACTGGCATTACTCTACTCTGAGGACATAGAATCTGCGAAACGAGGAGGAGAACTTGGTTTTATGCCTCGAACTCAACTTGTTCCTGAGTATGCTAATGCTGCATTTATGCTGAATGACCCAACAAAAGTCTCTAATATAGTAGAATCTGAATATGGTTTCCATATCATACAGCTTATCGAAAAAAGAGGTGATCGTATAAATACACGACATATTTTGCTTAAACCTAAAGTTCCGACGGAAGAGTTAAAAAAAACAACTGTACGCATGGATTCTTTATTAGTTGACTTAAAAGCTAATAAGTTTACATTCGAAGAGGCAGCAACCCATATTTCGGCAGATAAAGATTCTCGTAACAACAAGGGGCTTATGCTAAATAAAAGTGAATACAGTAATTATTCAGGTACAGCTCATTTCGAGATGAAAGATCTACCTCAGGAGGTAGCCAAAGTTGTAGATAAAATGGCTGTCGGAGATATTTCTCAACCCTTCACGATGCTTAATAGCAGCGGTAAAGAAGTAGTTGCTATTGTAAGATTAAAAGAAAGAATAAATGCTCACAAAGCCAACCTTTCGGATGACTATCAGGTAATGAAATCGATTGTTGAAGGAAAGAAAAGAGAAGATGTTCTAAAAAAATGGGTACAAGAAAAAATAAAAACTACCTATGTGAGAATTAATGATGATTGGAAAAATTGTGATTTCCAACACGAAGGCTGGATTAAATAA
- a CDS encoding porin yields the protein MKKLFIISFLLLSVMTMYGQDSDTTLLRKLVEKQVLTQQEADEIMLKNQPKTQKKETELIPHKIREAFNSPYVNFGGYALLMYKYSDVSNVKHDLTPRLVFISMNGKLNNNIGYTVLFDFANPLVHELYGIWAPSAALNLKLGQMKVPFTIENQFSLTQLETVYNTRSISSLASMADDVMKLQNGRNNGGRDIGINASGSLIKMKGYNLLEYGIGVFQGSGISSPEKDNYKDFSAQVLLQPIKGFRFGGSVYFGSATYTLDKEIAPVATHVRDRWALSAEYRGDRFYARSEWLHGNDGGIKKEGLYGTVLYNVVPKKVNVTGKVDYFNKNKDTNAEVIDYTIGANYYFYQQCRVQLNYTYSDYSNKWAARNSNVVYAQFQVVF from the coding sequence ATGAAAAAACTATTCATCATCTCCTTTTTACTTTTGTCAGTTATGACCATGTATGGTCAGGATTCAGACACAACCTTACTTCGAAAACTAGTAGAGAAACAAGTATTAACTCAACAGGAAGCTGACGAGATAATGCTAAAAAATCAACCAAAAACTCAAAAAAAAGAAACAGAATTGATTCCCCATAAAATCAGGGAAGCTTTTAATAGTCCTTATGTAAATTTTGGAGGCTATGCATTATTGATGTATAAATACAGTGATGTTTCGAACGTGAAACATGATCTAACCCCCCGACTTGTTTTCATAAGTATGAACGGAAAGCTTAATAATAATATTGGCTACACCGTTTTATTCGATTTTGCCAATCCTCTTGTACACGAACTCTATGGTATATGGGCTCCATCTGCTGCTCTCAATTTAAAGTTAGGACAGATGAAAGTGCCTTTTACTATCGAAAACCAATTTTCACTGACTCAATTAGAGACTGTATATAATACAAGATCAATCTCCAGCCTAGCAAGTATGGCTGATGATGTTATGAAGCTACAGAATGGAAGAAATAATGGAGGACGTGATATAGGTATCAACGCCTCGGGTAGTTTAATCAAAATGAAAGGTTATAACTTGCTCGAATATGGTATCGGTGTGTTTCAAGGGTCCGGTATATCTTCTCCTGAAAAAGATAATTACAAAGACTTCTCCGCACAAGTACTTTTACAACCCATAAAAGGTTTCCGTTTTGGAGGTAGCGTCTACTTTGGCTCTGCAACTTATACTTTGGACAAAGAAATAGCACCTGTAGCCACTCATGTCAGAGACCGTTGGGCATTAAGTGCTGAGTATAGAGGTGACAGATTTTATGCACGTTCGGAGTGGCTTCATGGAAATGACGGAGGCATTAAAAAAGAAGGGCTTTACGGAACAGTTCTTTACAATGTGGTTCCAAAGAAAGTAAATGTAACAGGTAAAGTAGACTACTTCAATAAAAATAAGGATACTAATGCAGAAGTAATTGATTACACTATCGGTGCTAATTATTATTTCTACCAACAATGCCGGGTGCAGCTCAATTACACTTATTCTGATTACTCAAATAAATGGGCAGCACGTAATTCTAACGTTGTATACGCTCAATTCCAAGTGGTATTTTAA